The following are from one region of the Sorghum bicolor cultivar BTx623 chromosome 2, Sorghum_bicolor_NCBIv3, whole genome shotgun sequence genome:
- the LOC110432852 gene encoding uncharacterized protein LOC110432852 — protein sequence MSRLQRSSVSFRRQGSSGRIWDDPLRGLDLKGLSTSTTTTPSVVLAGDPSPRVVSRSLMRHSGCGGGGAGAAASAGVIVESPDVVASASPAAAASVVVVVRADDGERQERPARRRRRISSAFCACMGHPPASHAQQ from the coding sequence ATGTCGAGGCTGCAGAGGTCGTCGGTGTCGTTCCGGCGTCAGGGCTCGTCGGGCCGCATCTGGGACGACCCGCTGAGAGGCCTCGACCTCAAGGGGCTGtcgacgtcgacgacgacgacacccAGCGTCGTCCTCGCGGGGGACCCTTCGCCCCGCGTCGTGTCGCGCTCGCTGATGCGCCACAGCGGCTGcgggggcggcggcgccggcgccgccgcatcGGCAGGCGTCATAGTGGAGAGCCCAGACGTGGTGGCCTCCGcgtccccggcggcggcggccagcgtcgtcgtcgtcgtcagggCAGACGACGGCGAGCGCCAGGAGAGGCccgcgaggcggcggcggcggatctcGTCCGCGTTCTGCGCCTGCATGGGGCATCCCCCGGCGTCGCACGCGCAGCAGTAG